aacatgttttatgtgaaatttaactcaacacattttatttacggctatatggcgtcagatgtatgaataaggaccacacagatattgagcgaggaaacccgctgtcgccacttcatgggctactcttttcttcgtacatgccacggcctttgttacaccagttgtggagcacttgctggaacgagaaatagcccaatgggtccaccgacgggtatcgatcttAGGTGTGCACatgattattattcaacaaagaatattCTAGTTTTGATATTGGCTGTGCATTTAAAttacaatgtgataattggagggctagttgaatttgagaagggccagtaagatttgtcttcaactggccctgctggcgaccatggttttcatgttaattttcaaccctgcttaTGTATTGGAACAATCTCAAACCCGGTACAATATGAAACCGCAGTAGCAGCGGTTTCGGATTGCCCTTCGATTTTGACGCATGCGCAATAAGAAAAGGACAATCTCAAACCGGGTACAATCTGAAACTGTAATACCGGTACAATTGGGGTTTTCTCTATCTGATGCAGACTGAAACACGTCGACGCAGGCTGACACAACTCGACGCAGGCTGACACAAATTGACGCAGACTGACACAGATCGACGTAGACTGACGCAGATCGAAGCAAGCTGACACATATCGACGCAGACTGAAGCAAGTCGGCGCAGGCTGACACAGATCGATGCAGACTGAAACAGGTCGACGCAGGCTAACACAGCTCGACGCAGGCTGAAGCAGATCGACACAGGTCGACACAGGCTGACACAGCTCGACGCAGGCTGAAGCAGATCGACACAGGTCGACACAG
This DNA window, taken from Gigantopelta aegis isolate Gae_Host chromosome 4, Gae_host_genome, whole genome shotgun sequence, encodes the following:
- the LOC121370074 gene encoding keratin-associated protein 4-3-like, which translates into the protein MCISLRLSASICISLRQFVSSCVDLCHPASTCVDLRQPASTCISLRRTASVCVDLYRSASTCVDLFQSASICVSLCRSASVCVDLCQPVSTCVDLLQPASSCVSLCRPVSICFSLRRAVLACVDLFQSASICVSLRRLASVCVDMCQLASICVSLRRSVSVCVNLCQPASSCVSLRRRVSVCIR